A single Bosea sp. PAMC 26642 DNA region contains:
- a CDS encoding IclR family transcriptional regulator has protein sequence MSETSERSGASLKSQQPAHDKGGKSDKGGKSSALMVNSVEKAFRVLSAFGRQHQTLNLSQVASETGMDLSAAQRFTHTLTQLGYLHKDTETRRFELTAKTLDLGYHFIRSSRLVDRAMPYLMHLSKETEETVNLTMREGPEIIFVSRFLSRHVLNTDVIIGTRMPAYCSAPGIAMLSRLPEDEAMAVIDASDLKAHTPSTVWQREALRDKIRQAAAQGYATAFEEVYLGDASIAAPILDHRGRPEGAVNVAVSCSRYSREEVVARFSSLIIAAAHAISRV, from the coding sequence ATGTCCGAGACGAGCGAGCGCAGCGGCGCCAGCCTCAAGAGCCAGCAGCCTGCGCACGACAAGGGCGGCAAAAGCGACAAGGGCGGCAAGTCCAGCGCGCTGATGGTCAACTCGGTGGAGAAGGCTTTCCGCGTGCTCTCGGCCTTCGGCCGCCAACATCAGACGCTCAATCTTTCCCAGGTCGCCTCAGAAACGGGGATGGATCTCAGCGCTGCCCAGCGTTTCACCCATACGCTGACGCAGCTCGGCTATCTCCACAAGGACACTGAGACCAGGCGCTTCGAACTCACGGCCAAGACGCTCGATCTCGGCTATCACTTCATCCGCAGCAGCCGCCTCGTCGACCGGGCGATGCCCTATCTTATGCATCTCAGCAAGGAGACCGAGGAAACGGTCAATCTAACGATGCGCGAGGGACCGGAGATCATCTTCGTCTCGCGTTTCCTCAGCCGGCACGTCCTCAACACCGACGTCATCATCGGCACGCGCATGCCGGCCTACTGCTCCGCGCCCGGCATCGCGATGCTGTCGCGCCTGCCGGAGGACGAGGCGATGGCGGTGATCGACGCCTCCGACCTCAAGGCGCATACGCCCTCGACCGTCTGGCAGCGCGAGGCGCTGCGCGACAAGATCCGGCAGGCGGCGGCGCAGGGCTACGCCACCGCCTTCGAGGAGGTCTATCTCGGCGACGCCTCGATCGCCGCGCCGATCCTCGACCATCGCGGCCGTCCGGAAGGGGCGGTCAACGTCGCGGTCTCCTGCTCGCGCTACAGCCGCGAGGAGGTCGTCGCCCGCTTCTCATCCCTGATCATCGCCGCCGCCCACGCCATTTCGCGGGTCTGA
- a CDS encoding enoyl-CoA hydratase/isomerase family protein — protein MQESILSEVRGPIGIVTLNKPEKMNAWDGPMRTRLIEALETLEANEAVRAIILTGAGDRAFGAGQDLNETKTFDADRAELWMGEWERLYDLIRSLSKPIIAALNGVAAGSAFQVSLLCDLRVGHPGVTMGQPEINSGIASVTGPWIMKEMIGIARTIDLTLTGRMLDADECFRIGLMSRIVPQAEVMPASLALATELAGKPPNAMRLNKARFREVTEASFRECLAAGIRTQREAYATGEPARMMEEFLAKRAAKKSA, from the coding sequence ATGCAGGAATCCATCCTCAGCGAGGTTCGCGGCCCGATCGGGATCGTGACCCTGAACAAGCCTGAAAAGATGAACGCCTGGGACGGGCCGATGCGGACGCGCCTCATCGAGGCGCTCGAGACGCTCGAGGCCAATGAGGCCGTGCGCGCCATCATCCTCACCGGGGCCGGCGACCGCGCCTTTGGTGCGGGCCAGGACCTGAACGAGACCAAGACCTTTGACGCCGACCGCGCCGAGCTCTGGATGGGCGAATGGGAGCGCCTCTACGACCTTATCCGCTCGCTCTCCAAGCCGATCATCGCCGCGCTGAACGGCGTCGCCGCCGGATCGGCCTTCCAGGTCTCGCTGCTCTGCGACCTGCGCGTCGGCCATCCCGGCGTCACGATGGGCCAGCCCGAGATCAATTCCGGCATCGCTTCGGTCACCGGCCCCTGGATCATGAAGGAAATGATTGGCATCGCCCGCACCATCGACCTGACCCTGACCGGCCGGATGCTGGATGCCGACGAGTGCTTCCGCATCGGCCTGATGAGCCGGATCGTGCCGCAGGCGGAGGTCATGCCGGCTTCCCTCGCCCTTGCCACCGAGCTCGCCGGCAAGCCGCCGAACGCAATGCGCCTGAACAAAGCCCGTTTCCGCGAGGTGACCGAGGCGAGCTTCCGCGAATGCCTTGCCGCCGGCATCCGCACCCAACGCGAGGCCTACGCCACGGGCGAGCCAGCCCGCATGATGGAGGAATTCCTCGCCAAGCGCGCCGCCAAGAAGAGCGCCTGA
- a CDS encoding ABC transporter ATP-binding protein, with translation MTTGTDTPAALATKSKLVIEGLCKRYGATTALEPSSLSVAEGEFLTLLGPSGSGKTTLLQLICGLVEASEGRVVIDGRDQSHMPVHQRDIGLVFQHYALFPHLTVAENIAFPLKMRRRPSVEIGQRVEAALEMVHLGHLAKRFPRELSGGQQQRVALARCFVYQPSIILMDEPLGALDKKLREHMQIEIKRLHRESGATIVYVTHDQEEALALSDRICLMNHAKIEQLGTPREIYERPRTAFAADFIGISNIFRGRWDGNGSLETAHGRFALPQNATSPGAEPALVIRPEHLKIGAPDGNAVTGRVSEIVYAGSETRVIATLGDGGQLVLRLGPDDAVPTIDEQIVAGWARDRAVLVA, from the coding sequence ATGACGACGGGGACCGACACGCCCGCCGCCTTGGCGACGAAGAGCAAGCTGGTCATCGAAGGGTTGTGCAAGCGCTACGGCGCGACCACGGCCCTCGAGCCGAGCTCGCTCAGCGTCGCCGAGGGCGAGTTCCTCACCTTGCTGGGCCCTTCGGGCTCCGGCAAAACGACGCTGCTGCAACTGATCTGCGGCCTCGTCGAGGCGAGCGAGGGCAGGGTGGTGATCGACGGCCGCGATCAGTCCCACATGCCCGTCCACCAGCGCGATATCGGCCTCGTCTTCCAGCATTACGCGCTGTTTCCGCATCTGACAGTCGCCGAAAACATCGCGTTTCCGCTGAAGATGCGCCGGCGTCCCTCAGTCGAGATCGGCCAGCGCGTCGAGGCGGCACTAGAGATGGTCCATCTCGGCCATCTCGCGAAGCGCTTCCCGCGCGAACTTTCCGGCGGCCAGCAGCAGCGCGTCGCACTGGCCCGCTGCTTCGTCTACCAGCCCTCGATCATCCTGATGGACGAACCGCTCGGCGCGCTCGACAAAAAGCTGCGCGAGCACATGCAGATCGAGATCAAGCGGCTGCACCGCGAGAGCGGCGCCACGATCGTCTATGTCACGCATGACCAGGAGGAGGCGCTGGCGCTCTCCGACCGGATCTGCCTGATGAACCACGCGAAGATCGAACAGCTCGGAACGCCGCGCGAGATCTATGAGCGGCCCCGCACCGCGTTTGCGGCCGACTTCATTGGCATCTCCAACATCTTCCGCGGCCGCTGGGACGGCAATGGCTCGCTCGAGACAGCTCATGGCCGCTTCGCGCTGCCTCAGAACGCCACGAGCCCGGGCGCCGAGCCTGCGCTCGTGATCCGACCCGAACATTTGAAGATCGGAGCGCCCGACGGCAACGCCGTCACCGGCCGCGTCAGCGAGATCGTCTATGCCGGCTCCGAGACGCGGGTCATCGCCACGCTTGGCGATGGCGGCCAGCTCGTGCTGCGGCTGGGGCCCGACGACGCCGTGCCGACCATCGATGAGCAGATCGTCGCCGGCTGGGCGCGCGACCGGGCGGTCCTCGTCGCATGA
- a CDS encoding FAD/NAD(P)-dependent oxidoreductase, translating to MTRIVIVGAGPAGIAAAEVLCARGYRPVLIDEGQRAGGQGYRQPSAGLTLDMRRLMGGEADKYEALHARFDRIEDQIDYRPRTLVWAIDGAALHLLCDGRVDVLEADTLLLATGAMDRVAPLPGWTLPGVFTLGGAQVALKDQGCLIGQRVAFLGSSPLMLLAARQYREMGGEVVVVADTTPLGAKAAALPQMLRAPRTLLRGLGYMADAFRSGTPLLHGVTPLAVEGDGHVEGVWLRDSSGRERRFACDAVALGHGIKPETQLADLAGASFAYDADFRLFLPQTDASGRSRPGLYLAGDGAKIGGADAAEASGALAAHAILTDLGVAQDVGAIRPLARKVARLRAFQRGLARAFAWPVAQIRAQPDDTILCRCENVTIGAVRNAMAQALGPVEVNRVKAMTRCGMGRCQGRVCGPALQEIVAGLTGQDGATAGRLRGQAPVKPVALSTASAPTP from the coding sequence ATGACGAGGATCGTCATCGTCGGCGCCGGCCCGGCGGGCATCGCCGCCGCCGAGGTGCTGTGTGCCCGAGGATATCGACCGGTCCTGATCGATGAGGGCCAACGCGCCGGGGGACAAGGCTATCGCCAGCCCTCGGCAGGCCTGACGCTCGACATGCGCCGGCTGATGGGCGGCGAGGCCGACAAATACGAAGCCCTCCATGCCCGTTTCGATCGGATTGAGGACCAGATCGACTATCGACCGCGCACCTTGGTCTGGGCGATCGACGGCGCCGCCTTGCACCTCCTCTGCGACGGCCGCGTCGATGTCCTCGAGGCCGACACCCTCCTGCTGGCGACCGGCGCGATGGACCGCGTTGCACCTCTGCCCGGCTGGACCTTGCCAGGCGTTTTCACCCTCGGTGGGGCGCAGGTCGCGCTCAAGGACCAGGGCTGCCTGATCGGCCAGCGGGTCGCCTTCCTCGGGTCCTCCCCGCTGATGCTGCTCGCGGCCCGCCAGTATCGCGAGATGGGCGGCGAGGTCGTGGTCGTCGCCGATACCACCCCCCTGGGGGCCAAGGCCGCGGCACTGCCGCAGATGCTGCGCGCCCCCCGCACGCTCCTGCGCGGCCTCGGCTACATGGCGGACGCGTTTCGGTCGGGGACGCCGCTGCTGCATGGCGTGACGCCGCTGGCGGTCGAGGGCGACGGCCATGTCGAGGGGGTATGGCTGCGTGATTCATCGGGTCGCGAGCGGCGCTTCGCCTGCGACGCCGTCGCGCTCGGCCATGGGATCAAGCCCGAGACGCAGCTCGCCGATCTGGCGGGCGCGTCTTTTGCCTATGACGCGGATTTCCGGCTCTTTCTGCCGCAGACGGATGCGTCCGGCCGCAGCCGGCCGGGGCTCTATCTGGCGGGAGACGGCGCGAAGATCGGCGGCGCGGACGCCGCCGAGGCCAGCGGCGCGCTGGCCGCGCATGCCATCCTCACCGATCTCGGCGTCGCGCAGGACGTCGGCGCCATCCGGCCACTGGCCCGCAAGGTCGCTCGCCTGCGCGCCTTCCAGAGGGGCCTCGCCCGCGCCTTCGCCTGGCCGGTCGCGCAGATACGGGCCCAGCCCGACGACACCATCCTCTGCCGTTGCGAAAACGTCACGATCGGCGCGGTGCGCAACGCGATGGCGCAGGCGCTCGGGCCGGTCGAAGTCAACCGCGTCAAGGCGATGACCCGCTGCGGCATGGGCCGTTGCCAGGGTCGCGTCTGCGGGCCCGCGCTCCAGGAAATCGTGGCCGGATTGACAGGCCAGGACGGTGCCACGGCCGGGCGCCTGCGCGGCCAGGCACCGGTCAAACCTGTCGCGCTTTCGACTGCATCGGCCCCCACGCCATGA
- a CDS encoding (2Fe-2S)-binding protein, with amino-acid sequence MSGARAQFRRVAHRSGPSVTVMFDGAPLIATVGDSILAVLLSHGLLLRQPECGAEPRAGFCLMGACQDCWVWSGHGGRLRACTTPVTDGMALFAQPRPLLPPA; translated from the coding sequence GTGAGCGGGGCCCGCGCCCAGTTCCGGCGCGTGGCGCACCGGTCCGGGCCGAGCGTGACCGTGATGTTCGACGGCGCGCCGCTCATAGCCACCGTGGGCGATAGCATCCTCGCGGTGCTGTTGAGCCATGGCCTCCTCCTCCGCCAACCCGAATGCGGGGCCGAGCCCCGCGCCGGATTCTGCCTGATGGGCGCCTGCCAGGACTGCTGGGTCTGGAGCGGGCACGGAGGGCGCTTGCGGGCCTGCACCACGCCGGTGACCGATGGGATGGCCCTGTTCGCCCAGCCGCGCCCGCTGTTGCCCCCGGCATGA
- a CDS encoding helix-turn-helix transcriptional regulator, which produces MIHSADDFGRLIRQHRQAAGLTQDQLATRCGVTRRTIIDLEAGKSGTHLGKALMAAREVGLRLSAEPPPEHAAPAPRPDEDDPLATLPRF; this is translated from the coding sequence ATGATCCATAGCGCCGACGACTTCGGCCGACTCATCCGCCAGCACCGGCAGGCCGCCGGGCTGACGCAGGACCAACTCGCCACGCGTTGCGGTGTGACGCGTCGCACCATCATCGACCTCGAAGCGGGTAAGTCCGGCACACATCTCGGCAAGGCTCTGATGGCCGCGCGAGAAGTGGGTTTGCGACTATCGGCCGAGCCGCCGCCGGAACATGCCGCACCCGCACCGCGACCGGATGAGGATGATCCGCTCGCGACCCTGCCTCGCTTCTAA
- a CDS encoding type II toxin-antitoxin system HipA family toxin, producing MTDIFYETLRVAAIAEVDREIALTYDPDWLSRPAAFPISVTMPLRAEPYGARDVVPWLANLLPENHLQQIGQILGVAPQDILGILSQIGRDTAGALSFGFQREGKDSFHVVESEDELERIISDLPIRPMLAGERGVSMSLAGAQEKLGVALVDGRIAIPLDGTPSTHILKPDVATMKASVQNEAFCLTLAGLVGLDAAKVTTGRAKARSYLLVERYDRSISARGTQRIHQEDLAQTLGIFPRHKYEYSPLAGQGEVRSGPGLVDLFGAVERHVGPGARLTFLDALIFNTVCGNTDAHAKNYSILIGASGSTRLAPLYDVLCAKIWPHITTTMAQKLGERRIGAEVLGSDWQILARSVGLNSAQTLKAVDDLCGRIVDRAGEAFDAVVAMPAGGHELLDRTRDAVIASATAARLKLAQRREGPRKDPRGPRAVEQPEAEAEGSSGH from the coding sequence GTGACCGATATCTTTTACGAGACCCTGCGCGTCGCCGCGATTGCCGAGGTCGATCGCGAGATCGCGCTGACCTATGATCCCGACTGGCTGTCGCGTCCGGCCGCGTTTCCGATTTCGGTGACCATGCCGCTGCGCGCCGAGCCCTATGGCGCCAGGGACGTCGTTCCATGGCTCGCGAACCTGCTGCCGGAGAACCACCTGCAGCAGATCGGCCAGATCCTGGGGGTTGCTCCCCAGGACATCCTCGGCATCCTTTCCCAGATCGGGCGAGACACGGCCGGCGCCCTGTCCTTCGGATTTCAGCGCGAGGGCAAGGACAGCTTCCATGTCGTCGAGAGCGAAGACGAACTCGAGCGGATCATCTCGGACCTGCCGATCAGGCCGATGCTGGCCGGCGAGCGCGGCGTCTCGATGTCGCTTGCCGGCGCGCAGGAGAAGCTTGGCGTGGCCCTCGTCGATGGCAGGATCGCCATCCCTCTCGATGGGACGCCCTCAACCCACATCCTGAAGCCGGACGTCGCCACGATGAAGGCCAGCGTCCAGAATGAAGCGTTCTGCCTGACGCTGGCCGGCCTCGTCGGGCTTGATGCAGCCAAGGTCACCACCGGTCGCGCCAAGGCGCGCTCCTATCTTCTGGTCGAGCGCTATGACCGGTCCATCTCTGCGCGTGGCACCCAGCGCATCCATCAGGAGGATCTGGCGCAGACCCTTGGGATCTTTCCGCGCCACAAGTACGAATATTCGCCGCTCGCAGGACAGGGTGAGGTCCGCAGCGGTCCAGGGCTCGTCGATCTTTTCGGCGCGGTCGAGAGGCATGTCGGGCCGGGCGCAAGGCTGACGTTCCTCGATGCGCTGATCTTCAACACGGTGTGCGGCAACACGGACGCCCATGCCAAGAACTACTCGATCCTGATCGGTGCCTCGGGCTCGACCCGGCTGGCCCCGCTGTACGATGTGCTATGCGCGAAGATCTGGCCTCACATCACCACGACCATGGCGCAGAAGCTGGGAGAGCGTCGGATCGGGGCAGAGGTTCTCGGCTCGGACTGGCAGATCCTGGCGCGAAGCGTGGGGTTGAACTCCGCGCAGACTCTCAAGGCGGTCGACGATCTGTGTGGCAGGATTGTTGATCGCGCCGGGGAGGCCTTTGACGCGGTCGTGGCGATGCCCGCCGGCGGCCATGAGCTGCTCGATCGGACCCGCGATGCCGTCATCGCGAGCGCCACAGCCGCCCGGCTGAAACTGGCGCAACGACGGGAGGGACCCAGGAAAGATCCGAGAGGTCCGCGGGCAGTGGAGCAGCCAGAGGCCGAAGCCGAGGGCTCTTCAGGTCACTGA
- a CDS encoding DUF6538 domain-containing protein: MSSSSHLERRGAVYYYRRRLPRHLAERLGQRFVVLSLKTRELKPARYIAAQLDAVVAKMNLDSSDFWISKAQLQDFFRQAYRVHEEIVRRSQAGSMASSRYGATDSPERLNVIEGWVWRLIALQGPGAAVRYEDLEAMREGEVPEALFADVETVLAFHCRPDRIAALRQQVAQMLAEVGAVPSETNIDRAFSAFARAKSEANFRNMPQTDEFDVEAIIADARTDTRSIAWTGQDFSVLPVRAPERLVIPENRPQPVAYPITVEATPAPAPVAAPTPKAVTGDFSVAAIAGKLVAELEQDGTADEKTRRQVRMITDLLSRFLAEERNVVDMTDLAGQDIEAFDMFLRGMGKNYGKAQADKTRTIRELLQRWEKLPASERGLEIKTRNKHYAYLNQLLARARKAGAPISRELTFSEYRVKLKGRARKERAIPAATVFERIFEQPIYTGCAGWDEPFATGPDVFHRAAYFGPLLAHYHGLRREEFCGLMIIDVFAEAIPYIHVRDNELRTLKNAQSERMLALHPELIRLGLLDYAAALKAIGETRLFPELVSPSSRSPLGDRYYDEWKPGLSKLGFTPHMQRHFFNDSLKQSFVHSEMRADLMGHGGKGETEERYANAIGLPLQLQLIANIPVVSAKVERHPIRLIAWVERREIAPWSRAAVAERREATTARRLAKMKLTPRR, encoded by the coding sequence GTGTCCTCCTCCTCGCATCTAGAACGCCGCGGCGCCGTCTATTACTACCGCCGCCGCCTGCCGCGACACCTGGCCGAGCGACTCGGCCAGCGCTTCGTGGTCCTCTCGTTAAAGACCCGTGAACTGAAACCTGCGCGGTATATCGCGGCTCAACTCGATGCCGTGGTCGCCAAGATGAACCTCGATTCCTCGGATTTCTGGATCAGCAAGGCCCAGCTCCAGGATTTCTTTCGCCAGGCCTATCGCGTCCACGAAGAGATCGTGCGTCGCAGCCAGGCCGGCAGCATGGCCAGCAGCCGCTATGGCGCCACGGACAGCCCCGAACGGTTGAACGTGATCGAGGGCTGGGTCTGGCGGCTGATCGCGCTTCAGGGCCCCGGTGCAGCGGTTCGCTATGAAGACCTCGAGGCGATGCGCGAGGGAGAGGTGCCGGAAGCGCTGTTTGCCGATGTCGAGACCGTCCTCGCCTTCCATTGCCGGCCCGACCGGATCGCAGCGCTTCGCCAACAGGTTGCGCAGATGCTGGCCGAGGTTGGTGCCGTTCCCAGCGAGACGAATATCGACCGCGCCTTCTCGGCCTTCGCGCGCGCCAAGAGCGAAGCCAACTTTCGCAACATGCCGCAGACCGACGAGTTCGACGTCGAGGCGATCATCGCGGACGCCAGGACAGACACACGCAGCATCGCCTGGACGGGACAGGATTTCAGCGTGCTGCCTGTTAGGGCGCCTGAGCGCCTGGTCATCCCTGAAAACAGGCCACAGCCTGTCGCTTACCCCATCACGGTCGAGGCGACGCCGGCTCCGGCGCCCGTCGCCGCGCCGACGCCTAAGGCCGTCACGGGCGACTTCTCAGTCGCGGCGATCGCCGGTAAGCTGGTCGCTGAACTGGAGCAGGACGGCACGGCGGATGAGAAGACGCGCCGCCAGGTCCGGATGATCACCGATCTGCTCAGCCGGTTCCTGGCCGAGGAGCGCAACGTCGTCGATATGACGGATCTCGCAGGCCAGGATATCGAGGCCTTCGACATGTTCCTGCGCGGGATGGGCAAGAACTATGGCAAGGCGCAGGCCGACAAGACCCGGACGATCCGGGAACTGCTCCAGCGCTGGGAGAAGCTCCCGGCGAGCGAACGCGGCCTCGAGATCAAGACCCGCAACAAGCACTATGCCTATCTGAACCAGTTGCTGGCGCGCGCCCGCAAGGCCGGTGCTCCGATCAGTCGTGAGCTGACCTTCTCGGAGTACCGGGTCAAGCTGAAGGGACGCGCGCGCAAGGAGCGGGCGATTCCCGCTGCCACCGTGTTCGAGCGCATTTTCGAGCAGCCGATCTATACCGGCTGCGCCGGGTGGGATGAGCCCTTCGCGACGGGACCGGACGTCTTCCATCGGGCGGCTTATTTCGGACCGCTCCTGGCGCATTATCATGGACTGCGGCGCGAAGAATTCTGCGGCCTGATGATCATCGACGTGTTCGCGGAAGCGATCCCCTACATCCATGTTCGGGACAACGAACTGAGGACGCTCAAGAACGCCCAGTCCGAGCGGATGCTGGCGCTTCATCCCGAACTGATCCGGCTGGGTTTGCTCGACTATGCTGCGGCGCTCAAGGCGATCGGGGAAACGCGGCTTTTTCCGGAACTGGTATCGCCTTCATCGAGAAGTCCGCTCGGCGACCGCTATTATGACGAATGGAAGCCGGGGTTGAGCAAGCTCGGCTTCACCCCGCATATGCAACGGCACTTCTTCAACGACAGCCTGAAGCAGAGCTTCGTTCACTCCGAGATGCGGGCCGACCTGATGGGGCATGGCGGCAAGGGCGAGACTGAAGAGCGTTATGCCAACGCCATCGGGTTGCCCCTTCAGCTCCAGCTGATTGCCAACATCCCTGTGGTCAGCGCGAAGGTCGAGCGCCATCCGATCCGGCTGATCGCGTGGGTCGAGCGGCGCGAGATCGCACCCTGGTCCAGGGCCGCGGTTGCCGAACGCAGGGAAGCCACGACCGCCAGGCGTCTTGCCAAGATGAAGCTAACGCCGCGGCGATGA
- a CDS encoding NAD(P)/FAD-dependent oxidoreductase — translation MADVAIIGGGLIGAWAAFFLARRGQRVVLFEKGTVGAQSSGTNFGNLRLQGRFPGQYPLSLRSHALWEDFEALIGEGCEFAQTGHLYCAFDEDEQAKLEGYAQVSESHGLAIERLDPAELRRRFPWLGPATVAATFSARDATANPRLATPAVGRAAQRCGVDIRENTRVSAVSQQGSGFVVRTAQGDELACGSLVNAAGAWAVEMASCFGETAPVFAAGPPQFVTEPLPPLFTPSLQTIDGSVIARQTERGNVILAGYPRTAADATANRAPVPPVKTLAAMRALARVVPALAHGHVIRVWSGIEGYLPDMIPVIGPSLTAPGLFHAFGFCGHGFQIGPGVGLCLSEMILDGSTPTPLEPFSIGRFRTETVVSDKFRKEFD, via the coding sequence GTGGCGGACGTCGCAATCATCGGGGGCGGGCTGATCGGCGCCTGGGCCGCCTTCTTCCTGGCCCGTCGCGGGCAGCGCGTCGTGCTCTTCGAGAAAGGAACAGTCGGGGCGCAGTCGAGCGGCACGAATTTCGGCAATCTCAGGCTCCAGGGCCGTTTCCCCGGCCAATATCCGCTATCGTTGCGCTCGCATGCGCTGTGGGAGGATTTCGAGGCGCTGATCGGCGAGGGCTGTGAGTTCGCGCAGACCGGCCATCTCTACTGCGCATTCGACGAAGATGAGCAGGCGAAACTTGAAGGCTATGCGCAGGTCTCGGAGTCCCACGGCCTGGCAATCGAGCGGCTCGATCCTGCCGAGCTGCGCCGGCGCTTTCCCTGGCTGGGCCCCGCCACCGTGGCCGCGACCTTCTCGGCGCGTGACGCCACGGCCAATCCCCGTCTGGCCACGCCCGCCGTGGGGCGCGCCGCGCAGCGCTGCGGCGTCGACATCCGGGAGAACACGCGGGTCAGCGCCGTCTCGCAGCAGGGCTCGGGCTTCGTCGTCCGCACCGCCCAGGGCGACGAGCTGGCCTGCGGGTCGCTCGTCAATGCGGCCGGCGCTTGGGCGGTCGAGATGGCCTCGTGTTTCGGCGAGACCGCACCGGTATTCGCAGCAGGGCCGCCGCAATTCGTCACTGAGCCCCTGCCCCCGCTGTTCACGCCCTCGCTCCAGACGATCGACGGCTCCGTCATCGCCAGGCAGACCGAGCGCGGTAACGTCATCCTCGCCGGCTATCCGCGCACTGCGGCGGACGCGACCGCAAACCGCGCCCCGGTGCCGCCGGTCAAGACGCTGGCGGCGATGCGCGCGCTGGCGCGGGTCGTGCCGGCCTTGGCGCATGGCCATGTCATCCGCGTCTGGTCCGGCATCGAGGGCTATCTGCCCGACATGATCCCGGTGATCGGGCCGAGCCTGACCGCGCCCGGCCTCTTCCACGCCTTCGGCTTTTGCGGACACGGCTTCCAGATCGGCCCCGGCGTCGGCCTGTGCCTGAGCGAGATGATCCTCGACGGGTCGACGCCGACGCCGCTCGAACCGTTCTCGATCGGGAGATTCCGGACCGAGACGGTCGTCAGCGACAAGTTCCGCAAGGAGTTTGACTGA
- a CDS encoding helicase-related protein codes for MILSPRAGGVGLTLTAANHAIHLSRWWNPAVEDQCTGRVLRIGQTRPVFVHLPLAVLEDGRPSFDRNLDDLIRRKRQLFQDAFMPPEPTEDERDELFRITIG; via the coding sequence ATGATATTGTCGCCTCGCGCCGGCGGCGTAGGTCTCACCTTGACTGCCGCGAACCACGCAATCCACCTTTCGCGGTGGTGGAACCCTGCGGTCGAGGACCAGTGTACCGGCCGAGTGCTGCGAATTGGTCAGACACGTCCCGTGTTTGTCCACCTTCCGCTCGCCGTCCTGGAGGACGGCCGCCCAAGTTTCGATCGTAACCTCGACGACCTTATCCGCCGGAAGAGACAGCTCTTCCAAGACGCCTTTATGCCGCCCGAACCGACCGAGGATGAGAGGGATGAACTGTTCCGGATAACGATCGGCTGA
- a CDS encoding ABC transporter substrate-binding protein, translating to MTSSTMNKPNRRHLLQLAGGVAAGAMVGPALIGQARAATQIIVADPGGPFGPAFRKAFYDPFEKATGNKVVNVAREAEPTAQFKAMVETKSYTWDVCTLTLSARDILAGQGLLDPIGFSHADVPKLMPEAISPLYMGTDVYSSVFAYRTDRVKTAPASWADFFNVEKFPGRRALRKNPIDTLEQALLADGVPLDNLYPLDVDRAFKVLDKIKPHVAVWWTGGAQSTQLLQSGEVDMLPGWNARLQAAIDGGTPAKIVWNQGLYSIEGWGLPKGGPKADVARQFVRFCSDPKAQALFTEILAYGPTNLDAYQTIPAERAKVLPTSPENLKQMAIADEAWWSANRAKVSERFNSWLLT from the coding sequence ATGACCAGCAGCACCATGAACAAGCCCAACCGGCGCCACCTCCTGCAACTGGCTGGAGGCGTCGCCGCCGGCGCGATGGTCGGGCCGGCCCTGATCGGGCAGGCCCGCGCCGCGACGCAGATCATCGTGGCCGATCCCGGCGGCCCCTTCGGCCCTGCCTTCCGCAAGGCCTTTTACGACCCCTTCGAGAAGGCGACGGGCAACAAGGTCGTCAACGTCGCCCGCGAGGCTGAGCCGACCGCCCAGTTCAAGGCGATGGTCGAGACCAAGTCCTACACCTGGGACGTCTGCACGCTGACGCTCTCGGCCCGCGACATCCTCGCCGGCCAGGGCCTGCTCGATCCGATCGGCTTCTCGCATGCCGATGTGCCCAAGCTGATGCCGGAGGCAATCTCGCCGCTCTACATGGGCACCGACGTCTACTCGAGCGTCTTCGCCTACCGCACCGACCGGGTGAAGACCGCCCCGGCGAGCTGGGCCGACTTCTTCAATGTCGAGAAGTTCCCGGGCCGTCGCGCGCTGCGCAAGAACCCGATCGACACGCTGGAGCAGGCGCTGCTCGCCGATGGCGTGCCGCTCGACAACCTCTATCCGCTCGATGTCGACCGTGCCTTCAAGGTCCTCGACAAGATCAAGCCGCATGTCGCGGTCTGGTGGACGGGCGGCGCCCAGTCGACGCAGCTGTTGCAGAGCGGCGAGGTTGACATGCTGCCGGGCTGGAACGCCCGCCTGCAGGCGGCGATCGATGGCGGCACGCCGGCCAAGATCGTCTGGAACCAGGGCCTTTACTCGATCGAGGGCTGGGGCCTGCCCAAGGGCGGCCCGAAGGCGGATGTCGCGCGCCAGTTCGTGCGCTTCTGCTCGGATCCGAAGGCCCAGGCGCTGTTCACCGAGATCCTGGCCTATGGCCCGACCAATCTCGACGCCTACCAGACGATTCCCGCCGAGCGCGCCAAGGTGCTGCCGACCTCTCCGGAAAACCTGAAGCAGATGGCGATCGCCGACGAAGCGTGGTGGAGCGCCAACCGGGCCAAGGTCTCGGAGCGCTTCAACTCCTGGCTCCTGACCTGA